The proteins below are encoded in one region of Belonocnema kinseyi isolate 2016_QV_RU_SX_M_011 chromosome 3, B_treatae_v1, whole genome shotgun sequence:
- the LOC117170193 gene encoding peroxisomal membrane protein PMP34 encodes MSSNSLFTYETLIHAVSGACGSVVAMATFFPLDTVRSRIQLEEGREAKHTFAIIQELVSKEGSCTLYRGIVPVLQSLCASNFVYFYTFHGLKMLKSSKQQSAKNDLLLASTAGVINVLLTTPLWVVNTRLKMKGVGTDNNNKSKFNSLHGGLIHIWKNEGFRRLWAGTLPSLMLVINPAIQFMTYESLKRRVNSKFIHSQPPAWVFFAIGAIAKTVATTLTYPLQLIQTKLRHGNNSDLPANAGTLQMLMYILKKHGFSGLYKGMEAKLLQTVLTAALMFLAYEKIARFVFRFFLHKPLVI; translated from the exons ATGAGTTCCAATAGTCTTTTCACTTATGAAACGCTGATCCACGCAGTATCTGGAGCATGT ggAAGCGTTGTAGCTATGGCTACCTTCTTTCCCCTGGACACTGTTCGATCTAGAATACAAC TGGAAGAAGGTCGTGAAGCAAAACATACATTTGCGATTATCCAAGAATTGGTGTCAAAAGAAGGATC ATGTACACTTTACAGAGGAATTGTGCCAGTATTGCAAAGCTTATGTGCCAGTAACTTTGTTTACTTTTATACTTTCCATggattaaaaatgcttaaaagctCTAAGCAACAATCGGCCAAAAATGACCTGCTACTAGCATCCACTGCAg GAGTGATAAATGTTCTTCTGACAACACCTCTCTGGGTGGTCAATACCAGACTAAAGATGAAGGGTGTAGGAACAGACAATAacaacaaatcaaaatttaattcccTTCATG GTGGGCTTATCcatatttggaaaaatgaagGTTTTAGGCGATTATGGGCCGGCACACTTCCAAGTTTAATGCTGGTCATTAATCCTGCTATTCAGTTTATGACATATGAGAGTTTAAAGAGGCGAGTTAATAGTAAGTTTATACATTCTCAGCCACCTGCGTGGGTCTTCTTTGCCATTGGTGCAATTGCTAAGACTGTAGCCACGACCCTCACATATCCTCTCCAGTTGATACAGACAAAACTTAGG CATGGCAATAATTCCGATCTTCCAGCAAATGCAGGAACTTTACAGATGCTCATGTATATTTTAAA AAAACACGGGTTTTCGGGATTGTATAAGGGCATGGAAGCCAAACTACTGCAAACTGTTTTAACAGCAGCGTTGATGTTCCTTGCATACGAAAAAATTGCTCGTTttgtttttaggttttttttacacaaacctctagtaatttaa
- the LOC117169933 gene encoding uncharacterized protein LOC117169933: MTVTFPDLNANDDLLRTCTDKNHTGNIQSFLICATSAPLHEKCGTFYIKADGMLIDVGSNAVTAMDILIKLHYCFYVQFAHDLEFFYNFITSQIMEMSDPKARTCCIVLNLSLQHVVLSSTSEKLTSEMDGADCEEDACSLHSED, translated from the exons ATGACGGTGACTTTTCCGGATCTTAAC GCCAACGACGACTTATTAAGAACCTGTACTGATAAAAATCACACTGGAAACATCCAGTCGTTTCTGATATGCGCAACAAGTGCGCCATTACATGAAAAATGTGGAACATTTTACATTAAGGCTGATGGAATGCTTATAGATGTTGGAAGTAATGCAGTCACAGCAATGGATATACTCATCAAATTACACTATTGCTTCTATGTTCAATTTGCAcatgatttagaatttttttacaactttatcaCGTCTCAAATTATGGAGATGTCGGATCCTAAAGCCAGAACTTGCTGCATAGTTTTAAATTTGAGTTTACAGCACGTTGTCCTTTCATCTACCTCCGAAAAATtaacaag tgaaatggATGGTGCAGATTGCGAAGAAGATGCTTGCAGTTTGCACAGTGAAGATtga